A segment of the Calditerricola satsumensis genome:
AGGCCGTATCCACCGTCCACACCGGAATGCCCTGGGCCATGGCCGCCAGCTTGGCCTTTACCGCCTCGACCAGCTCCTGCGGATGGGCGTTGCGAAAGGCCGCGTGCAACTTGTTGTACGTGCCAAGGGCTTGAAGGACGTTGAGGCTCTGCCACAGCCCCCAATCACTCCGCGGTTGGGCGGCTTCAAGCTGCCGGCGCTCTTCGTCGGACAGCGCGCGGCCGGCGCGCGCCTTTTTGCGCAGATCCCGCCAGGCCACATAGCGGGCCCGCTCCTTTTCGTAATCCAGAAAATCGCTCTCCGGCGCCTGGTCGTCGTCGGCTTTGAGGCGCACGTAGCGATAGCCAGGATTGTGGCGCAGCCGGCCGTAGTCGAGGGCGTCGAGGTCGACCGGCTCCGGAAGGACCACGGCAAAGGCGCCCGGCTCTTCGCGCACCAGCGGGTTTTGGCCCGTCAAGACATACAGGAGGCGCGCCAGGCCAATGGCCGCCAGCGCGTCGCCGTACCCGCCGCTGCGCTTCCACAGCGTAAAGGTTTGCGCCTTCATCGTTTTCCCCCTTTCTCGGCTTGCGATTGGCGATCGGCCAGGCGCAGGCGGCGCACCAGGTACCAGTACAAGAGCCACGCCCGATTGTGGGGCATCACGAGGTGTTCGTAAAACCGTTTGGCCTCTTGAAACCGATAGGGAACAAAGGCCGCCCTGGGCAAGCCCAGGCCCCTCAACGTTTTCACGGCGACGGGGAGCGCCTCTTTCATCAGCGTGAAGGGCTGGCGAATCTCCCGCGCCCACGCGCTGTGGTGACGGGCAATGGCCGTCAGGCAGGCGTCGGCACATTCCCGCGCCAGATCGGGATCAGCCAGGTCTTGCCTCACCCGCTCGAGAATCATCTGCTGGGAGATGTAGGCCCCCTCGACGGCATGCCCCACGTGGCCCATCCGGGCGCGCGCCGCGCGATCGTCGGGATTGCGGGGATCGTAGTCGGTGTGGGCCAAGAAGTCCGTCGGCTCCTCGCCACGCCGCTCCCGCTGGTAGCGCCAGAAGCGATCGGCCACTTCCTGTGTCAGCTTGCCCACGTCATGCAAGGCGGCGACCAGTTCGCCCCACGCCTCGAGGGCCTCCGGCGTCACCCCCAGCTGCGCCGCCAGCCGCTCGTGAGCCACGGCGACGCGCGGCGCCTGGGCTTGGTACAGGCGGCGCACCGCCGCCACATGCTCGGCGTAGGTTTCGCGGCAATAGGCATAGGCGTTGTGCCAAAGTTCAGGCTTTGGCGGCCCGTCCGGCGTCTCGAAGCCGCCCGGTTCGCCCAGCACCAGGCCCACGTCGGAATCGTAGGCGGCCACGTCGGGATGGAGGCACAGGAGCACGTGTTGGGCCACCTCATCGGGGCGCTTTACGGGTTCCCACGCGAGAGGCTCCCGAGATCCGTCGGCATCCCCCTCCTCCCGCACCACCAGCCCGTGCACCCACCGGCCAGCCGACACACCGAGGCGCGCGACCAATCCGCGCAGGGCCGATGTTGGGAGAGAAAACCGCTCCACCTGCCGGCTGAGGTCGACAGCCTGGGGATCGCGGCGGACAATCACGCTCACGCTGTCCACGTCGCGCACGAGCTGCCGTAAACGCGCCATCTCGCCGCTCGCCAAAGCGGTGTCGACCTGATTGCGGCGCACTGTCTCCGGCACCTGTTCAAGGCGCCGGCAATCCAGCTCCCCGTGCGCCCGGTTCACCAGCTCAACGGCTGTGTGTTCATCGGCAAAAAACGGGCAACGCGCCTCCAGGTAGGCCTTGGTGCGGGCCATCGCCTCCCGCGCCCACGCCTCGGCATACGGCGCGGCCTCCTCCCGCCCTTGCGCATCGCGCGGCAGGGCGTAGACGCGCACCCGCCCGCGCTGGCCGGGATAGCGGGCACAGCGCCCGGCGCGCTGCAGGAGGGCGTTGGCCGGACACAGCTCAGTGAGCAAAAGCGGCGCCGACACGTCCAGCCCCACCTCGATCACTTGGGTGGCCACCACGAGCACCGAGCGGTCGGGATCGCGCAACGCCGCAAGAAGCGCCGCCTCTTTGGCCGCCCGGTCCGACGGCAAAAATCGGGAATGCAAAAGCAACACCTCGTCGCGGCATTCCCGCGCCGCCAGCGCCTCGCGCACCCCGCGATAAAGCGCCTGGGCCCGCGGAACGGTGTTGGCGATCACCAGCGTCTTGCGCACGCCGCGCTGACCAAGATGCTCGCGAACCACCTCTTCAGGCGTAAGCGGCACACCGGCCCATTCGTACCGGCGCTCAACCGTCCCCACCGCCGGAAGGGCCCGCGCCTCGTCGCCGCTCACCACCTTGACCGCTGCGCCGGTGCGGCGGGCCATCTCCGCCAACACATCGGCCGGCACTGTGGCGGTCATGGCCAAAAAACGGCTGTAGGGCTTCAGGCGATCCACCATGTCGAGAAAGGTGGCCAGGGAGACGTCCGGCTCCAACAGGTGGAGCTCGTCCATGACGATGTACGCACCTAAGAAGGCACCCGGAACAAGGTTGGCCGAGGAGCGCCCGACCGACAGGGCCAGTCCCACATACGCGCTTAAGGCTTGGTCGATGGTGGCAAAGACGATGTCCCCTTCAAAGAGCGGGTCTTCCGGCTGACTGCCGGTCTGGATGGTGATGGAAAGCGGCAGGCCCAGCGCTTCGACGCGCCGCCGCACCGTCTCGTACAGCGTGCGGGCCAGGGTGCGCAGCGGCAGGAGGTAGATGAGACGATCGGCGAAAGGCAGGCCGCGCTGCTTCGCGTACAAGAACGGAAACACCGCCGTCCACGTCTTCCCCGACCCCGTCGGCGCCGACAGGATCACGTTTTCCCCCGCCAACAGCCGCTCGGCCGCTTCAATTTGAAAGGGATGCGGCGCGGAAACCCCAGTCAGTTCGGGAAAGGCTTCGCGGAGGCTGGCGCGCACGGCTCCTCCCCCCTCTTGGTTTGCCGGTCTACATGGCCAACCGTCGGCATCCCGGAACCCGCCTCTCCTTCCTCAACCGACACGGCGATTTTCCCCAGCCCGAACACGGCGTTTTTGCCGAGGTGCACCCACTCGGCGAGGCGAAGCCACGGCACCACGTCGGCAATTCCTTCTCCTGCGTACTCGGCCCAGCCGACAATGCCGCCCAGTTTCATCCGCTCGCGATGCCGATTTGAATACCGCTCCCAGTCGAGCCAATGGATCTCCTGCGCCACGAGACGCACGGTGCGATCCACGCGATCAAGCAAGGAACGGACATTTGTAGGCGGCTCCTCGCCCTGGTGGAAAACGAGGAGGGCCGACACGCGCCGCAGCAACGCGCGCACGAGGAGCGACATCTCCGGCTTGTCCACCAAATGCCCGTCCCGTTGCAAACGCGTTGGCGTGACAAAGGAAAGGCGCAGGCGCTGGGGATGGCCAGCGGACGCCGGCTCGGCCAAATCGGCACCCGTAACGGTCACCACATGCGCCGTCGCCAGCTGCTGCGTTTCCCCGTTGAACACGAGGGGACCAAGGGTGCCGTCGGCGCGAACGCTGGCGATGGCTTCAAGATGAAACCGCCCCCGCCGTGCCCCCAATCCACGTCGGCCCATCTCCACAAGGGCAAAGGCCACATGGGGGACATACGCGACGCCGCGCCCAAAGAGCACAATGTCCAATTCCAACGCATCACCCGGGTCGTACGCGGTGCGCACGTCATCGGGCGGCTCGATCACGTAGGGGCGCGGAACGTTTTGGTACGTGCCCATCCACGTTCCTACGTCAGGTGGGGCCGTTTCAAAGATGTAGGCATAGGCACATGAGGAAAACAGCGGACAAGGGCGGCAGGCGAAGGATTCAGGATAGGCGCACGCGATGCGGCGGAAGGCATGGCCAAAGGCACCGCGCAAGGTTGACCCCTTGTACGGCGGAAGGGGCACCGGTTCGGTCGCCCGCATCCGCGCACGCAGGCGGACCATCCGCAGGCGAGCGGCGCGGGACCAATCGGACGAAAACATGCCGACTACCTCCGACATGGGAAGGAATTGGACGGCAATGCAGCGAATCCATAGGAAAAGCCTTCTATTTCGAGTCTACATGGCCGGGTTCGTTTCGTCAAGTATATTGTTATCTAGGACAAAAAGACGTTCCTGCATTTGCCCATTGGAAAATGTGACGACCTGGGCGGCGATCCTCTTGAAGCGAGGCAAAAAGGCTGCCCAGGCCGTCGTCAATTGCTATCTCTTTCAATCCTCTTAGCGCCTCCTGACGCGTACGTCGCATGTCCGGCTTGTTGCGACGCCGCCTTATGAGGCTCGAGTCTGTTCTCCAGTGTACCATAGGGGAAGACAACGAACAAACCGCCTCTTGCTCCCGCGCATGGCCCCTTCGGTCAGTCTGCCGACACACCCATCTTCCAGCCGATTCACGTGCACCCCCTATTGACAAAATTCGACCTTTTTTGCTATGATTCATCACGGTTTCACGGCAAATGTTTATTCGTTTAATTCATTTCCCAAAATTTTATTCAAAAATTTTATTACACTTTTCAGAAAGGGGGGACAATGCTGCCAAGAAGAATGCCCTCAACATAGACGCGGAAACAGTCAAGAATCATGGAGACACATAATCCCGCCAACAGCGGAACAGCCTAACGATGAAAGAAGCGTGTTCCCGCTTTCGGCATCCATCCATCGCCATCATCCCAAGCGGAGGGATCGTCGATGAGCTTATGGCGCAAAAAGCCGATTGAACGGTTGATTCAGGAGAGCGAAAAAACGTCCCTCAAGCGGGCCTTGTCTGCTTTCGATCTCACCCTGCTGGGCATCGGGGCCATCATCGGGACGGGGATTTTTGTCTTGACCGGTGTCGCTTCGGCGGAATACGCCGGTCCGGCGCTGGTGCTGTCCTTCATCCTGTCCGGCTTGGCCGCCGCCTTTGCCGCGTTGTCGTATGCGGAGTTCGCGTCGACTGTCCCCGTTTCGGGCAGTGTGTACACCTACACCTACGCCACATTGGGCGAATTCCTGGCCTGGATCATCGGCTGGGTCCTCATTCTGGAGTACACGTTGGCCGTCAGCGCCGTGGCCGTCGGATGGTCCGGCTATTTCCAGTCCCTGTTGAACGGCTTTGGGCTGGGCCTGCCGGAGTATCTGATCAAGAATCCCGCTGAGGGTGGCCTCGTCAACCTTCCGGCGGTTCTGATCATCCTGTTCATCACGTGGCTTTTGGCCCGCGGCGTGAAGGAAAGCGCCCGGTTCAACAACTTGATCGTATTCTTGAAGGTTGCCATCGTGCTCCTGTTCATCCTTGTCGGCGCCTTCTACGTGAAGCCGGAAAACTGGACGCCGTTCATGCCCTTCGGTTGGTCGGGCGTGTTTACGGCTGCGGCGGTGGTCTTCTTCGCCTACGTGGGCTTTGACGCCGTGGCCACGGCGGCGGAAGAGGTGCGCAACCCCAAGCGCGACCTGCCCATTGGCCTCATCGGTTCCCTGGCCGTCTGCACCATTCTCTACGTGATCGTCGCCGCCGTGCTCAACGGCATGGTGCCGTACACCAAGCTGAACACGTCCGCACCGGTGGCCTTTGCCCTCGAGCAGGTCGGCCAAAACTGGCTCGCCGGCATCATCTCGGCGTCGGCGGTCATCACCATCACCACGGTGATGCTTGTGATGGCCTACGGGCAGACGCGGATCTTCTTCGCCATGTCCCGCGACGGCCTCCTGCCGCGCGTCTTCTCCCGCGTCCATCCGCGCTACAAGACGCCGCACATCAACACGTGGATCACGGGCCTGGTGGCCGCCGGTCTGGCCGGGTTCATTCCGCTTGGCCGTCTGGCCGAGCTGGTGAACATGGGAACCCTCACGGCCTTCGTGCTCATCCAGATCGGCGTGATCATCCTGCGCCGCACGCAGCCCGATCTGCCGCGGCCGTTCCGCGCCCCGGGCGTTCCGGTCACGCCGATTCTGGGTGCCCTGTGCGCCCTCTTCCTTATGGGCAACCTGCCTGGAATTACATGGATGGCCTTCTTCATCTGGCTCGTGATCGGACTGGCCGTCTACTTCCTCTACGGCTACCGGAACAGCAAGCTGGCCAACGCCTATCCGGAAGCCAGCGAAAAAGTGTCGTGACACGGCATCACCGGCCACGATTAGCGAGGAGGGCGGATGCGTTCCGCCCTCCTTTCTTGTTGGCTTATCGATTCAGGAAGGCGGCTTCCGCCCATTGGCGGCAGCCGCCCTTTGTGCTGCGCTCCCTCGCGCCGCTTACGACACGTACCGCTCGGCCTCCAGCACCCGTGCGGCGATCTGCCGCTTGAGGGCCACGGCATTGAGCGGCGTGCGGCGCACCAGCTTGCGCAGCACAGCCAGCTGGGCGCGCAGGGCGTCGCCCTCTTCCAGGGCCGCCAGCGCAGTGCGCCCGATGCGCTCGAGCTTGTCGAAGGCGTCCTGCACATAAGCCTGGGTGTAGGCCACCTTGAGCGCCGCCTTCTCCAGCCCGTCGCGGGCGATGGCCTTCTGGGCCCGCAACAGAGCGCTTTCCATGGCGAAAACCTCAATGACGCAGTCGGCCACCGCGGCGAGGAGCTCCTGTTCCCGCTCGAGGGCCTGCTGGTGCTTTTGCACCGCGAGGCCAGATAGGAAGAGGAACAGCTTCTTGGCCCGCCGCACGAGGTCGGCTTCGCGCTCCAGGGGCGCATCGCCCGGCTCCGTCGGCACGAACGCCACGAGCTCCTGCTGCAGGGCCTGGGCCGCCGGCAGAAGGGCCAGCTCGCCCCGAAGGGCCTTCTTCACCAGCATGTCGGGAATGAGCAGGCGATTGATCTCGTTGGTGCCCTCGAAGATGCGGTTGATGCGCGAGCCGCGGTACAGGTTCTCGATCTCGTATTCGCGCATGTAACCATAGCCGCCGTGGATCTGCACGCCCTCGTCAACGATGAAGTCCAGGGCCTCGGTGGCGAAGACCTTGTTCACCGAGCATTCCACGGCGTAGTCGGCGATGGCCTTGGCCGCCGTCTGCCCGTC
Coding sequences within it:
- the cas3 gene encoding CRISPR-associated helicase Cas3', with the protein product MRASLREAFPELTGVSAPHPFQIEAAERLLAGENVILSAPTGSGKTWTAVFPFLYAKQRGLPFADRLIYLLPLRTLARTLYETVRRRVEALGLPLSITIQTGSQPEDPLFEGDIVFATIDQALSAYVGLALSVGRSSANLVPGAFLGAYIVMDELHLLEPDVSLATFLDMVDRLKPYSRFLAMTATVPADVLAEMARRTGAAVKVVSGDEARALPAVGTVERRYEWAGVPLTPEEVVREHLGQRGVRKTLVIANTVPRAQALYRGVREALAARECRDEVLLLHSRFLPSDRAAKEAALLAALRDPDRSVLVVATQVIEVGLDVSAPLLLTELCPANALLQRAGRCARYPGQRGRVRVYALPRDAQGREEAAPYAEAWAREAMARTKAYLEARCPFFADEHTAVELVNRAHGELDCRRLEQVPETVRRNQVDTALASGEMARLRQLVRDVDSVSVIVRRDPQAVDLSRQVERFSLPTSALRGLVARLGVSAGRWVHGLVVREEGDADGSREPLAWEPVKRPDEVAQHVLLCLHPDVAAYDSDVGLVLGEPGGFETPDGPPKPELWHNAYAYCRETYAEHVAAVRRLYQAQAPRVAVAHERLAAQLGVTPEALEAWGELVAALHDVGKLTQEVADRFWRYQRERRGEEPTDFLAHTDYDPRNPDDRAARARMGHVGHAVEGAYISQQMILERVRQDLADPDLARECADACLTAIARHHSAWAREIRQPFTLMKEALPVAVKTLRGLGLPRAAFVPYRFQEAKRFYEHLVMPHNRAWLLYWYLVRRLRLADRQSQAEKGGKR
- the cas6 gene encoding CRISPR system precrRNA processing endoribonuclease RAMP protein Cas6 gives rise to the protein MFSSDWSRAARLRMVRLRARMRATEPVPLPPYKGSTLRGAFGHAFRRIACAYPESFACRPCPLFSSCAYAYIFETAPPDVGTWMGTYQNVPRPYVIEPPDDVRTAYDPGDALELDIVLFGRGVAYVPHVAFALVEMGRRGLGARRGRFHLEAIASVRADGTLGPLVFNGETQQLATAHVVTVTGADLAEPASAGHPQRLRLSFVTPTRLQRDGHLVDKPEMSLLVRALLRRVSALLVFHQGEEPPTNVRSLLDRVDRTVRLVAQEIHWLDWERYSNRHRERMKLGGIVGWAEYAGEGIADVVPWLRLAEWVHLGKNAVFGLGKIAVSVEEGEAGSGMPTVGHVDRQTKRGEEPCAPASAKPFPN
- a CDS encoding amino acid permease — encoded protein: MSLWRKKPIERLIQESEKTSLKRALSAFDLTLLGIGAIIGTGIFVLTGVASAEYAGPALVLSFILSGLAAAFAALSYAEFASTVPVSGSVYTYTYATLGEFLAWIIGWVLILEYTLAVSAVAVGWSGYFQSLLNGFGLGLPEYLIKNPAEGGLVNLPAVLIILFITWLLARGVKESARFNNLIVFLKVAIVLLFILVGAFYVKPENWTPFMPFGWSGVFTAAAVVFFAYVGFDAVATAAEEVRNPKRDLPIGLIGSLAVCTILYVIVAAVLNGMVPYTKLNTSAPVAFALEQVGQNWLAGIISASAVITITTVMLVMAYGQTRIFFAMSRDGLLPRVFSRVHPRYKTPHINTWITGLVAAGLAGFIPLGRLAELVNMGTLTAFVLIQIGVIILRRTQPDLPRPFRAPGVPVTPILGALCALFLMGNLPGITWMAFFIWLVIGLAVYFLYGYRNSKLANAYPEASEKVS